From the Leptotrichia sp. oral taxon 223 genome, the window CTAAAACTATTGTAGTCATTTCTAAGCTCCGCTCCAACTCTTGTAATAAATCGTGTTATTTCAATTTCTCCAATTTTTTTCCTTCTGATATTTTCGATATTATCAACATTCACTTCTAATTGATTACCTAAATTAAACTCATTTTTAGTAAATTTATCTTCACTCTTTATTTCAATATTTTTTCCATTATTCAAAATTTCTAGCGAAAAATCAGCACTTCTAACATAAAATTTTCTTTCTTCAAAATCTGAAAACAGTTTTAATTTTAAAATATATCTATTCTCAATTTCAGGCATATCAAATTTATAGTCTTCATTCATCCAGAAAATTTTTCCGCTACATTTCACAATTCCTTTTGTTACTGTCACTTGCTTATTTTCTGTATCTGCAACAAGATTAAATCCTGAAATTATTCCATCTTTTCTATCCAAATACAATAATTCTGTCAATTCTGCCGGATTATCCCTCAACAAATCAAGTGCCTCTTTACTTATCACCTGCCCATGCCCAAATATCGGATATTTATTCTCAATCATCTTTCCCCCATTTTTTTATCTTACTAATTTTTATTAATTTCAACTTGTAAATTTTTCAAGTTCCCAGCAAAAGTTATATTTAACTGGCAAATTCCATTATCCACATCAATTATATGGGATAAATCATCCCCTTTTTGCATTATTCCATTTACAAATTTTGTATCTTTTAACCAGACTGATTTCTGACTTTCAGGATTTGTACTGAAAAACATATTTAACTTATCTTCCTTAAAGTCTGTCGTTGTAAATCTTAATGTTCTTTCGATATATGTCGTTGTAAGTGTCTTGTAAAGCGGTTCATAGCCCCCATCCAGATTTTTTAGCAAAGTTCTTGCCTTATATACAACTATATTCCGTATTTTTTCACGTGCCATATTCGCATTATCTGATGAAAATACAAATCCATAGTTAAACTGATTTATTCTATCTTTTATTGTATTTGTAAATCCTGATATTTCCTTAGACATTGTTGTTTTTGTATGATAAGAATTATCTTTTTCCTCAATGTCAAAACGTACTCCTGGATATTGCGGTGATACGTTTGCAAACCTTTCCTTTAGATAATTTGGACATTGTGTGGCACCAATTATCCCAGCTGCCACATAAGCCGCATCAACATACACTCCTTCTATCCAGAATTTTAACAAATCTTCCTGTTCTTTTGAAAGTGATACCCCTGTTTCTTCTTCAAATTTCATTTTATAGTCCAGCATAACACCTGATTTATCCTTTGGAATTATAGTAAAATTAGGAATTACTGGTATTAAATATTCAGAATATTTTTGATTTTCCAACATTTGGGTCTTTTCAATATATTTATCCACACCCATTGTAGCTAGATTGTCAAACGAAGTTTCAGGCTTTCCTTCAAAATTAAAAAATACTTGAACTCTATATTCTGCCAACACAGTCATTAAATTTGTCAAAACTTCAACTGTATTTTTCTCAGTTTTCTCATCTTTTTTGCTCCCCATAAATCTTTCACGAACTTTTTTCTCAGATTTTTTCATCTCCAAATCAACATTTGGATAAATGCCAAACCATACTGTATTGTCAAAATCGTTCTTTTCATTAGTTGTGTTCAAAAATGCTCTCAATTTATCCTTATTTCCAGCCTTTACAATCATTTCAGGTTTTACATTTGTAATCAAAAGCATTGGTTTCATAAGCCCCATTCTCACATCATATTGCTCAAAAAACATTTTCACACCCAATATTTTCTCAATCAGAGGTTTCGCAATTTTTATAAAATCCTCCTGTGCCGATTTATAAAACGCCAAATAATTGTTATAATTTTCAACTTCCTGCTCAGGATCAACATCCACAAATGTCTTTGCAAGCGGTACAAATGTTCTGACAACCAAATCGCTAATATATTTATTCGGCTCATCTGTCACATTTTCATAGTCATCTCTAAAAGCCTCAACTAGAGCCGTCGTATTTTTCTCTTCAATCATTGCAAGTGAAGTTTGATTTTCCTGCTTATACTCAATTACTTCAAGTTCCCCTTTTTCTCCTACTTGCAGCATTCCCAGCTTTATTTTCTCTGATTTAAAATTATTTGTATCATTTCCAATTAAAAGCCGAGTTTTTATATCTTCAATCGCAAGTGGCAACATTCCAAGCACATTGCTGTAATTTTCTGAAGCCTCCTCAAATTTCGAGTTAAGTTTATCCCCTAATTCCAGTTTTTTAGGATTCTCATCATCCAGTTCTTCATATTTCTGATAAATATAGGCAATCTCTTTTCTCGTCTGCTTAATATCCTCGATAACCTTTTTCGGTGAAATTAACTCCAAAATATTTTCAAACTTAAAATCCACATTCCTGTTCCTTTGTGACTTTCTAGCCTCAATCAAAGTACTAAGCATCTTAAAAAACGTATTCCCATTATTAATCTTAATTTCTGTCACAAGATCCTCAGGCACTCCCTCCGGCTTTTTCAAAATATACTTAATACTCTGACTCTCTGCATCAAAATAACTGTACACCTTTGGATCAAATTTTTCCAGAAACTCCTCAAAGCTTCCAACCAAAAGATGCCTGTTAATCTCAATAACATTCTCATCATCCAGCGAATCCATATCCCTCGCATCATTAATAAGCGTCAAGATATCCATTTTCTCTGGATTAATTTCCTCAAATAAAATCGTTCGATTAGTCTGATTTATAACATTTTTATTCCCCATTTTCCTTTTAAAATTATTCTTAGCATCATATAAAAATTAATTACTAGCTATCAACTTTTTGCAATCCGTTTAAACTACTTTTATACAATATTTCAAATAACTTTATTTTCCCCCTTCTTTATTATTTTTAATTTTATTTTAACTAATATAATGATACACTATAATTAAGATTTTGTCAATATCATTATTTTCAATTCTATCTTTAAATTTTATTCTGTATAATAAACATTTTCTCCTTCACCACTTATATCCCCATTTTCATGAAATGTCAAAGAGCCCTTTATTTCCCCGTTTTCATAATAT encodes:
- a CDS encoding transcriptional regulator, whose translation is MGNKNVINQTNRTILFEEINPEKMDILTLINDARDMDSLDDENVIEINRHLLVGSFEEFLEKFDPKVYSYFDAESQSIKYILKKPEGVPEDLVTEIKINNGNTFFKMLSTLIEARKSQRNRNVDFKFENILELISPKKVIEDIKQTRKEIAYIYQKYEELDDENPKKLELGDKLNSKFEEASENYSNVLGMLPLAIEDIKTRLLIGNDTNNFKSEKIKLGMLQVGEKGELEVIEYKQENQTSLAMIEEKNTTALVEAFRDDYENVTDEPNKYISDLVVRTFVPLAKTFVDVDPEQEVENYNNYLAFYKSAQEDFIKIAKPLIEKILGVKMFFEQYDVRMGLMKPMLLITNVKPEMIVKAGNKDKLRAFLNTTNEKNDFDNTVWFGIYPNVDLEMKKSEKKVRERFMGSKKDEKTEKNTVEVLTNLMTVLAEYRVQVFFNFEGKPETSFDNLATMGVDKYIEKTQMLENQKYSEYLIPVIPNFTIIPKDKSGVMLDYKMKFEEETGVSLSKEQEDLLKFWIEGVYVDAAYVAAGIIGATQCPNYLKERFANVSPQYPGVRFDIEEKDNSYHTKTTMSKEISGFTNTIKDRINQFNYGFVFSSDNANMAREKIRNIVVYKARTLLKNLDGGYEPLYKTLTTTYIERTLRFTTTDFKEDKLNMFFSTNPESQKSVWLKDTKFVNGIMQKGDDLSHIIDVDNGICQLNITFAGNLKNLQVEINKN